In Methanosarcina barkeri MS, a single window of DNA contains:
- a CDS encoding DsrE/DsrF/TusD sulfur relay family protein, translated as MKTLTIVLTDGPYISEYAEIAYKLARAALKQYKVNIFLYLDAVHIPKKSQDPSFFTNAGQLFSGLAEKGVVIRACARCASARGYIPEEEIIQGSNCRDYLPGIRITSLYELSEMLNKSDRVISLSR; from the coding sequence TTGAAAACACTAACAATAGTACTCACTGATGGTCCTTACATCTCTGAGTACGCTGAGATCGCCTACAAACTCGCCAGGGCTGCACTTAAACAATATAAAGTAAACATATTTCTGTACCTGGATGCAGTGCACATCCCAAAAAAGAGCCAGGACCCATCCTTCTTTACCAATGCAGGACAACTGTTTTCCGGACTTGCGGAAAAAGGGGTCGTTATTCGAGCCTGTGCGCGATGCGCCAGTGCAAGAGGCTACATTCCAGAAGAGGAGATTATACAGGGAAGTAACTGCAGAGATTATCTCCCTGGAATAAGAATTACTAGCCTTTATGAGCTGTCGGAAATGTTAAATAAAAGTGACAGAGTAATTTCACTTTCAAGATAA
- a CDS encoding DsrE family protein, whose amino-acid sequence MRSVFYLLDTAPYGSEKAFGALNAAAVSLRKMDVTLGLYGDGVYLAVAGQDSRKLGLPNLADILYAYGELRVLVHEPSLMERYLFGETLIETLELTDEEDFFEVMKSSDGVISF is encoded by the coding sequence ATGAGATCAGTTTTTTATCTGCTGGATACAGCACCATACGGCAGTGAAAAAGCTTTTGGAGCATTGAATGCAGCTGCAGTAAGCCTTAGGAAGATGGATGTGACTCTCGGTCTTTATGGCGATGGAGTTTATCTTGCGGTTGCAGGGCAAGACAGCAGAAAGCTTGGATTACCAAACCTTGCAGATATTCTTTATGCATACGGGGAGTTGAGAGTGCTTGTGCATGAACCCTCGCTGATGGAAAGGTACCTTTTCGGAGAAACTTTGATAGAAACCCTAGAACTGACCGACGAAGAAGATTTTTTTGAAGTAATGAAAAGCTCGGATGGTGTGATCTCGTTTTAA
- a CDS encoding helix-turn-helix transcriptional regulator, which produces MKNNMKVYRAMQDLTQENLAEKVGVTRQTINAIEKGKYDPSLELAFKLARLFGVRIEEIFLYEDREVRSSERKG; this is translated from the coding sequence ATGAAAAATAATATGAAAGTTTACAGGGCAATGCAAGATCTTACTCAGGAAAACCTGGCTGAAAAAGTAGGAGTTACAAGGCAAACCATAAACGCAATTGAAAAAGGTAAATATGATCCCTCGCTTGAACTTGCATTCAAGCTTGCCAGGCTTTTTGGCGTCCGTATTGAGGAAATTTTCCTCTATGAAGACCGTGAAGTCAGAAGTTCAGAAAGAAAAGGTTGA
- the tusB gene encoding sulfurtransferase complex subunit TusB, which translates to MKQEQSDVFLLTKPPFSQKSELCLKLAACSEKARIYLAGDGVYHLLTGIEEQQEFKIYACKEDLEARAMRAGDKVTVLDDFYTDFIEDIMEHCRHEYTF; encoded by the coding sequence ATGAAACAAGAACAATCGGATGTGTTCCTGCTGACAAAGCCTCCCTTCAGCCAGAAATCGGAGTTATGTCTTAAACTGGCTGCCTGTTCTGAGAAAGCCAGAATCTACCTTGCAGGAGATGGAGTCTATCACCTGCTTACCGGGATAGAAGAACAACAAGAGTTCAAAATTTACGCATGTAAAGAAGACCTGGAAGCCAGAGCTATGAGGGCAGGAGATAAAGTGACAGTCTTGGATGACTTTTACACCGATTTTATAGAGGATATAATGGAGCATTGCAGGCATGAATATACATTTTAA
- a CDS encoding polysaccharide deacetylase family protein yields the protein MKNITITVDVEEDCPPMLTSTRGMEEGLPELLDLFKKERIKATFFVTGMMAKQYPDIIHRIPEEGHELGCHGYTHTRFDRMDKEEARTALKQAGGVLRQFERKLVSFRAPNLQFPKNYLGLLEDEGFRYDSSIAAYKPPFSRSKVEGKIIRIPATITSSFIRLPPEFFIPLLKRWESPVIFVHPWEFVDMSNTSIRLDCKFNTGEKALNNLKVLIRTLKAQDYGFLTLQERAKLEKYE from the coding sequence ATGAAAAATATCACAATAACTGTTGATGTGGAAGAAGACTGTCCCCCGATGCTTACAAGTACGAGAGGCATGGAAGAAGGACTGCCTGAGTTACTGGATCTTTTCAAAAAAGAAAGGATAAAAGCAACATTTTTTGTTACCGGGATGATGGCTAAGCAATATCCTGACATTATACATAGAATCCCGGAAGAAGGACATGAACTTGGATGCCATGGATATACTCATACGCGTTTTGACCGCATGGATAAAGAAGAAGCCAGAACTGCTCTCAAGCAGGCTGGAGGAGTTTTGAGGCAGTTTGAAAGGAAGCTGGTTTCTTTCAGGGCCCCGAACCTGCAGTTCCCGAAAAATTATCTTGGACTTCTGGAAGATGAGGGTTTTAGGTACGACTCATCCATTGCAGCATATAAGCCTCCTTTTTCCCGGAGCAAAGTTGAAGGCAAAATAATAAGGATTCCAGCGACGATTACTTCTTCATTTATAAGGCTGCCTCCAGAATTTTTTATCCCGCTACTCAAACGCTGGGAATCCCCTGTAATCTTTGTCCATCCCTGGGAATTCGTGGATATGTCAAACACATCTATACGCCTGGATTGCAAGTTCAATACTGGAGAAAAAGCCCTAAACAACCTTAAAGTTTTGATCCGTACCTTAAAAGCTCAAGATTACGGTTTTTTAACTCTGCAAGAAAGAGCAAAACTTGAAAAATATGAATAA
- a CDS encoding (Fe-S)-binding protein translates to MGIYKHLPQTNCRDCGEQSCYIFAIRLRQDR, encoded by the coding sequence ATGGGCATATATAAACACCTGCCCCAGACCAACTGTCGAGACTGCGGTGAACAGAGCTGCTACATCTTTGCCATAAGGCTACGGCAGGACAGGTAA
- the speB gene encoding agmatinase has protein sequence MFLPNSFIDALADYESARYVIFGVPFDNTSSYRAGSRWAPDAMRQASANFESYNPTFDIDLVDLPIYDAGNLETSALVDETLQSLYEATKDLLNDGKLPIMLGGEHSLTFAMVKACAELAGEDFGVLVLDAHFDLREEYRGFKHNHACVSRNILSEVTKNLVSIGIRSGPEEEWVFARENNLKYYTADDVESTGMVEILKEALEWLDCSQIYLSLDMDAIDPAYAPGLGTPEPFGLSARDVRTAIRTLAPFSMAFDVVEIAPEYDSGQTAMLGAKLMREFIASHAKSCRKA, from the coding sequence ATGTTTTTACCCAATTCCTTTATAGACGCTCTTGCAGACTATGAATCTGCACGTTATGTTATCTTCGGCGTGCCTTTTGATAATACCTCTTCTTACAGGGCAGGCAGCCGCTGGGCTCCTGACGCTATGCGGCAGGCTTCTGCGAATTTTGAGAGTTACAACCCGACTTTCGACATAGACCTTGTCGATCTTCCGATCTATGATGCCGGGAATCTGGAAACTTCCGCTTTGGTTGACGAGACTCTGCAGAGCCTTTACGAAGCTACAAAAGACCTCCTGAATGATGGAAAGCTTCCCATTATGCTTGGAGGGGAGCATTCGCTGACTTTCGCTATGGTGAAAGCCTGCGCCGAACTTGCAGGAGAAGATTTCGGGGTCCTTGTCCTGGATGCCCATTTTGACCTCAGGGAAGAGTACAGGGGCTTTAAGCATAACCACGCCTGTGTGTCCCGAAATATCCTCAGTGAGGTCACTAAGAATCTTGTTTCCATAGGTATAAGAAGTGGTCCGGAAGAAGAATGGGTTTTTGCCAGGGAAAATAACCTGAAGTATTACACAGCTGATGATGTGGAATCCACAGGCATGGTAGAGATTCTTAAAGAAGCCCTCGAGTGGCTTGACTGCAGTCAGATCTATCTTTCCCTTGATATGGATGCAATAGACCCGGCTTATGCTCCTGGTCTCGGCACGCCTGAACCCTTTGGCCTGAGTGCGCGAGATGTAAGGACTGCAATAAGGACACTTGCTCCTTTCTCAATGGCTTTTGATGTTGTAGAAATCGCTCCTGAATACGATTCCGGGCAAACCGCCATGCTTGGGGCAAAATTGATGAGAGAATTTATTGCTTCCCATGCAAAAAGTTGCAGGAAAGCATAA
- a CDS encoding MM0924 family protein translates to MQSFIVEHLLGEVVDIYCGGPDVFNGKVEACADNVLTLEHNEKYTHIAIDKIIAIWRT, encoded by the coding sequence GTGCAATCTTTTATAGTAGAACATCTTCTAGGCGAAGTCGTAGATATTTACTGCGGGGGTCCTGATGTATTTAACGGTAAAGTGGAAGCCTGCGCAGACAACGTGCTCACTCTCGAGCATAACGAAAAGTACACGCACATAGCAATTGACAAGATAATAGCCATTTGGCGTACTTAA
- a CDS encoding MM0924 family protein, with the protein MMQSFIVEHYLNKDVDVYCGGPDVFKGNVEACADNVLTLNSEGKLTHIAIDKIIALWGQ; encoded by the coding sequence ATGATGCAATCATTTATAGTAGAACACTATCTCAATAAGGATGTGGATGTTTATTGCGGTGGACCTGATGTTTTCAAGGGAAATGTAGAAGCCTGTGCCGATAATGTTCTGACGCTCAATAGCGAAGGAAAACTCACCCATATAGCTATTGATAAAATAATAGCCCTCTGGGGCCAATAA
- a CDS encoding glycosyltransferase family 4 protein: MEKHKIAMISDWYFPKVGGIEYSMHTLAKTLSKHGYEVSVITRSYPGVPEYSRRDGVSVIRVKGKPLPGQRRFLMPGAYKELFNLLKNGNYDIVNCHGLDSPIGMIALIISRKLGIPVVVTNHSLVGDTPYSSLLYLAGKLLLKNTDAVIAVSSAVEKDSKLMTKKPIYRIFNGVDSEDKIIKVSFPVNTKGKLVIATVARMTKKKGVQNIVDLAPSLLEKHKNLLFVMIGDGPLREKLESTVEESGLSGNFYFTGEVPREKVLGYLEQADIFALPSINEAFGISILEAMSKEVPVVAMNNSGVSDIVNNGVNGYLADSITEFSEYLENLIEKPALRTSFSREALRGLSNYDWNRICEQTSKVYTSVIYEKYHNNC; this comes from the coding sequence ATGGAAAAACATAAAATTGCAATGATCAGTGATTGGTATTTTCCAAAGGTAGGAGGAATCGAGTATTCAATGCACACCCTTGCTAAAACCCTGAGCAAGCATGGATATGAGGTAAGCGTTATTACAAGGAGCTACCCAGGTGTTCCTGAGTACAGTAGAAGGGATGGAGTATCAGTAATAAGAGTTAAAGGTAAACCTTTACCCGGACAGAGGCGATTTCTCATGCCAGGTGCATATAAAGAACTCTTCAACCTTTTAAAAAACGGGAATTATGATATTGTCAATTGTCATGGGCTTGATTCACCCATCGGTATGATTGCTCTTATTATTTCCAGAAAACTCGGAATTCCCGTAGTAGTCACCAATCATTCCCTGGTAGGAGATACGCCATATAGTTCGCTTTTATATCTTGCAGGCAAATTGCTTCTAAAAAATACTGATGCTGTAATTGCAGTTAGTTCGGCAGTTGAAAAAGACTCAAAGCTGATGACAAAAAAACCAATATACCGGATTTTCAATGGGGTAGATTCTGAAGATAAAATCATCAAAGTCTCCTTCCCTGTTAATACTAAAGGAAAACTCGTAATTGCCACGGTTGCACGCATGACAAAGAAAAAGGGTGTTCAAAACATTGTAGATTTAGCCCCTTCACTTCTGGAAAAGCATAAAAATTTGCTGTTTGTAATGATAGGAGACGGCCCACTAAGGGAAAAGCTTGAAAGCACGGTGGAGGAGTCAGGTTTATCCGGAAATTTCTACTTTACAGGGGAAGTACCCAGGGAAAAAGTGCTGGGATATCTGGAACAGGCAGATATATTTGCTCTTCCCTCGATTAATGAGGCTTTTGGAATTTCGATTCTGGAGGCAATGTCAAAAGAGGTTCCTGTTGTAGCAATGAATAACAGTGGGGTTTCGGATATTGTAAATAACGGTGTGAACGGCTATCTTGCAGACAGCATTACCGAATTTTCAGAATATCTTGAGAATCTTATAGAAAAACCGGCCCTGCGAACTTCCTTTTCCAGGGAAGCTTTAAGAGGGCTTTCAAATTATGACTGGAACCGGATCTGTGAACAGACAAGCAAAGTATATACAAGTGTCATTTATGAAAAATATCACAATAACTGTTGA
- a CDS encoding aldehyde ferredoxin oxidoreductase family protein has translation MAGLKGKTVYVDLGSESVNTVRTDENLIRKYLGGRGLGVKLLSELADANINPLSPENPLIFTSGPLSGLAPMASGAVLTSKSPLTGTIFSWNMTGGFGSELKKAEIDALIVIGKAKRPSYVKIETGNIEIVPAEHLWGMNIRECTEALEDKGSVACIGRAGEKQVLISSFVVDSIHSGRGGLGAVAGSKMFKAVVVKGEKELSPSAPERFRELEVKLSKLFDASPVLSKGLANYGTSVLVKLLDYMNLIPSRNFTGKKTLFADLLSGECIKSTFKLENESCPGCPLGCKKRIKGAGQMFKNAGQILPEGPILPEGQILPDYDSFWAFGFNLENPDITSVLKADRICKDYGLDPISAGSVLGAYAELKEGIIKANELESRLFEIGEGGKLGNGARRYLSGLGRKDLSMDVKGLELGGFDPRGIKGQALAYATSTHGGDYLTAFMVGPEVLGRPVSLNRLSLKGKAGILQVFENLTAVLDSFVFCPFSGFALNEELGSALLLSGAGMEISPAELLKIGERIYNLERTYNLNAGFARKDDTLPERLFENKGENEGYGLPRQEFEAALQEYYHYRGWNEEGVPGSKKLKELGSSF, from the coding sequence ATGGCGGGCTTGAAAGGAAAAACAGTATATGTAGACCTTGGTTCTGAATCTGTAAATACAGTCAGGACCGATGAGAACTTAATTCGGAAATACCTTGGTGGCCGAGGGTTGGGGGTAAAACTGCTTTCCGAACTTGCAGACGCGAATATTAACCCTCTTAGTCCGGAAAATCCCTTAATATTCACCTCTGGGCCTCTTTCTGGCCTTGCTCCGATGGCTTCAGGTGCGGTCCTCACATCAAAATCGCCTTTAACAGGCACGATATTTAGCTGGAACATGACTGGGGGCTTCGGAAGTGAACTGAAGAAAGCTGAAATCGATGCTCTGATTGTTATCGGAAAGGCAAAAAGGCCTTCGTATGTAAAAATAGAGACCGGAAATATTGAAATTGTGCCCGCAGAACATCTCTGGGGAATGAATATCAGAGAATGTACCGAAGCCCTTGAAGACAAAGGCAGTGTGGCCTGTATTGGTAGGGCAGGAGAAAAACAGGTTCTTATTTCCTCTTTTGTTGTTGATTCCATACATAGCGGGAGAGGAGGTCTGGGTGCGGTTGCCGGCTCAAAAATGTTCAAAGCCGTGGTTGTAAAAGGAGAAAAGGAACTTTCACCTTCTGCTCCTGAGAGATTCAGGGAACTTGAGGTAAAACTATCGAAGCTCTTTGATGCAAGTCCCGTGCTTTCTAAAGGCCTTGCAAATTACGGCACTTCTGTGCTTGTAAAACTGCTGGATTATATGAATCTCATTCCTAGCAGGAACTTTACCGGAAAAAAGACTCTTTTTGCAGATTTACTTTCAGGAGAGTGTATCAAATCCACTTTCAAGCTTGAAAATGAGAGTTGTCCTGGCTGTCCTCTGGGTTGTAAAAAAAGAATTAAAGGAGCAGGGCAGATGTTTAAAAATGCAGGGCAGATTTTGCCTGAAGGGCCGATTTTACCTGAAGGACAGATTTTGCCTGATTACGATTCCTTCTGGGCCTTCGGGTTTAACCTTGAAAACCCTGATATCACTTCCGTGCTTAAGGCTGACAGGATATGCAAGGATTACGGGCTTGATCCTATCTCGGCAGGTTCCGTGCTCGGGGCATATGCAGAACTCAAAGAAGGAATAATCAAGGCTAATGAACTGGAATCCAGGCTCTTTGAAATCGGGGAAGGAGGCAAACTAGGAAATGGAGCCAGGAGATACTTATCAGGCCTTGGGAGAAAAGACCTGAGCATGGATGTAAAGGGGCTCGAACTCGGAGGTTTTGATCCGCGAGGGATAAAGGGACAGGCCCTGGCTTATGCTACTTCCACCCATGGGGGAGACTATTTGACTGCTTTCATGGTTGGACCCGAGGTACTTGGAAGACCTGTAAGTCTTAATCGTCTGAGCCTTAAAGGAAAAGCAGGTATCCTCCAGGTATTTGAAAACCTGACTGCAGTTCTGGACTCTTTTGTATTCTGCCCCTTCTCAGGTTTTGCCCTTAACGAAGAGCTAGGTTCTGCTCTTTTGCTTTCGGGTGCAGGTATGGAAATATCACCTGCGGAGCTCCTGAAAATCGGAGAAAGAATCTATAATCTGGAGAGAACGTATAACCTTAATGCAGGATTTGCCCGAAAAGACGATACCCTTCCTGAAAGGCTGTTTGAAAACAAGGGTGAAAACGAAGGGTACGGACTTCCCAGGCAGGAATTCGAAGCTGCACTTCAGGAATATTACCATTACCGCGGATGGAATGAAGAAGGAGTTCCCGGATCGAAAAAGTTAAAGGAACTTGGGAGCAGCTTTTAA
- a CDS encoding translation initiation factor IF-5A: MKQQVEVKELKEGKYVIIDDEACVIKSITKSKPGKHGAAKARVEAIGLFDGQKRSFIGSVATKVYVPIVERKTAQVLSITGDIAQLMDMGDFSTFEIVVPDEYKEKVKEGEEISYITALSKVKLDIRT, from the coding sequence ATGAAACAGCAGGTAGAAGTTAAGGAACTCAAAGAAGGGAAATATGTAATCATTGATGACGAAGCATGTGTCATAAAAAGTATTACCAAGTCCAAACCGGGAAAACACGGGGCTGCAAAGGCAAGAGTAGAGGCTATCGGACTTTTTGACGGCCAGAAGCGCTCCTTCATAGGCTCAGTTGCAACCAAAGTATACGTCCCGATTGTGGAAAGAAAGACAGCACAGGTACTCTCGATTACCGGCGACATTGCCCAGCTTATGGACATGGGAGACTTCTCAACCTTTGAGATCGTAGTTCCTGATGAATACAAGGAGAAGGTCAAAGAGGGCGAAGAGATTTCTTACATTACAGCTCTTAGTAAGGTCAAGCTCGATATACGGACATAA
- a CDS encoding DUF2178 domain-containing protein codes for MKHKQFKIITFLTTMVMAAVISFSILIGNPALAVASFFGGIAVMYLSKRRLEDIVEDERIRQISQKASGITFQFIILSFAIGGAVLIAMKDTYPKYTDFGFFMSYAACTGLVLYSIFYMYFNMKSGG; via the coding sequence ATGAAACATAAGCAGTTCAAAATAATCACCTTTCTTACTACAATGGTTATGGCAGCTGTAATTAGCTTTTCAATTTTAATAGGAAATCCTGCACTTGCCGTAGCTTCCTTCTTTGGAGGCATAGCTGTTATGTACCTCTCAAAACGCAGACTGGAAGATATTGTAGAAGATGAGAGAATTCGTCAGATAAGTCAAAAAGCCTCAGGAATTACATTCCAGTTCATAATTCTTAGTTTTGCCATCGGGGGTGCAGTCCTTATAGCAATGAAGGATACTTATCCGAAATATACGGATTTTGGTTTTTTCATGTCATATGCAGCTTGTACGGGTCTTGTACTCTACTCTATCTTTTATATGTATTTTAATATGAAATCAGGAGGCTAA
- a CDS encoding LVIVD repeat-containing protein — MIYGNKEKIIYPFVFVAFLVTIAVTIAGAASVPKGKVKPVGHFGGFIDAVDVIGNYAYIGQGQDLVILDIANPSSPVSVGRIMTKNLISGVKISGNYAYVASGDNGLVIIDVSNPSSPVLKGSYDTPGYASSIAISGSYAYVADDYSGLDIIDISNPSSPIFKGNYNTSGDARTVAISGNYAYLAAGDNGLLIVDISNPSSPILKGKCNTHGMELLGVL, encoded by the coding sequence ATGATTTATGGGAATAAAGAAAAAATAATTTATCCATTTGTATTTGTTGCTTTTTTGGTAACAATTGCAGTAACAATTGCTGGGGCAGCATCTGTTCCTAAAGGTAAAGTGAAACCTGTGGGGCATTTCGGAGGGTTTATAGATGCCGTTGATGTCATTGGCAATTACGCTTACATTGGGCAAGGACAGGATCTTGTGATACTGGATATTGCTAATCCTTCTTCACCTGTTTCAGTAGGTAGGATTATGACAAAAAACTTAATATCTGGAGTAAAAATTTCCGGCAATTATGCCTATGTAGCTTCTGGTGATAACGGTCTTGTGATTATTGATGTTAGCAATCCTTCTTCTCCGGTTCTTAAAGGAAGCTACGATACACCTGGCTATGCTAGCAGTATAGCGATTTCAGGCAGTTACGCCTATGTAGCTGATGATTATAGTGGTCTTGACATTATTGATATCAGTAATCCTTCTTCCCCAATTTTTAAAGGGAATTACAATACTTCTGGAGATGCTCGTACTGTGGCAATTTCCGGCAATTACGCCTATTTAGCTGCTGGTGATAATGGTCTCTTAATTGTCGATATTAGCAATCCTTCTTCTCCAATCCTTAAAGGAAAATGCAATACCCATGGCATGGAGTTGCTTGGAGTGCTGTAG
- a CDS encoding ArsR/SmtB family transcription factor, with the protein MSDEENIQLFKALSEDTRYRIIKALLDAECKCKENKCSDCKGELCACEIPELIDRTQSNTSMHLAKLQDWGIIKVRKEGKMRLYSIENDKIRKLLKVLEK; encoded by the coding sequence ATGAGTGATGAAGAAAACATCCAGCTTTTCAAGGCACTGAGCGAAGATACAAGGTACAGAATTATCAAGGCTCTTCTTGATGCTGAGTGCAAATGCAAAGAGAATAAATGCAGTGACTGCAAAGGAGAACTATGCGCCTGCGAGATCCCGGAACTCATTGATAGAACTCAGTCAAATACCTCAATGCACCTTGCAAAATTGCAGGACTGGGGAATAATTAAAGTGAGAAAAGAAGGGAAGATGAGGCTCTATTCCATAGAAAACGATAAAATCAGGAAACTTCTGAAAGTTCTTGAAAAATAA
- a CDS encoding LVIVD repeat-containing protein → MQYPWHGVAWSAVVSGNYTYVADGDDGIVIVDTSNPSSPTFKGKYYTSGSIYSVAVSGNYAYAADFTKGLLVIDISNSFSPVLKGSYNTLDADGIAVSGNYAYVTTYRGLEIIDIRRPSSPVLKGSYDTVGYADNIEVSGNYVYVANSILGLAIIDISNPSSPIFKGSSGTDDYSTDVAVSGNYAYVTEFSDLMIVDISNSSFPIRKGSYTIEGSAEDIAVSGNYAYLAAGDKGLEIIDISNPSSPKLKGRYNTAGRACSVAVSGNYAYLAAGDNGFVVVDISTPSSPTLKGKYETGYADCVAVSGNYAYLVEDSDGLVIFDISNPSSPIHKGSESRHIGICKAISVSGNYAYIANSGLVIVNISNSSSPIVEGGFSSSWGILDVSISGSTIYVADSNNGILVLKANLEQSVTSVMNSSLTQPENNTQSLKQENESAVANVKQTPEQKKETRAPPKESKKTPGFELIWGIVSLLTIFYIKGSNKR, encoded by the coding sequence ATGCAATACCCATGGCATGGAGTTGCTTGGAGTGCTGTAGTTTCAGGCAATTATACCTACGTTGCTGATGGGGATGATGGTATTGTGATTGTTGATACGAGCAATCCTTCTTCTCCAACATTTAAAGGAAAATACTATACCTCTGGAAGCATTTACAGCGTTGCAGTTTCCGGCAATTACGCCTATGCGGCCGATTTTACTAAGGGTCTTTTGGTTATTGATATAAGCAACTCCTTTTCTCCAGTTCTCAAAGGAAGTTACAATACTTTAGACGCTGACGGAATAGCAGTTTCAGGTAATTACGCCTACGTAACCACATATCGTGGTCTTGAGATTATTGATATAAGGCGTCCCTCTTCTCCAGTCCTTAAAGGAAGCTACGATACAGTTGGATATGCTGACAATATAGAAGTTTCAGGCAATTATGTCTATGTAGCTAATAGTATTTTGGGTCTTGCGATTATTGATATAAGCAACCCTTCATCTCCGATTTTTAAAGGAAGCTCTGGTACTGACGATTATTCTACGGATGTTGCAGTTTCAGGCAATTATGCCTATGTAACCGAGTTTAGTGATCTTATGATTGTTGATATTAGTAATTCTTCCTTTCCAATTCGCAAAGGAAGCTACACTATTGAAGGATCTGCTGAAGATATTGCAGTTTCAGGCAATTACGCCTATTTGGCTGCTGGTGATAAAGGTCTTGAGATTATTGATATCAGCAATCCTTCTTCTCCAAAGCTCAAAGGAAGGTACAATACTGCCGGACGTGCTTGTAGTGTTGCAGTTTCCGGCAATTACGCCTATTTAGCTGCTGGTGATAACGGTTTTGTGGTTGTTGATATTAGCACCCCTTCTTCTCCGACCCTTAAAGGAAAGTATGAAACTGGATATGCTGACTGTGTTGCAGTTTCCGGCAATTACGCTTATTTAGTTGAAGACTCTGATGGTCTTGTGATTTTTGATATCAGTAATCCCTCTTCTCCAATTCACAAAGGAAGCGAAAGCCGCCATATTGGCATTTGTAAGGCCATTTCAGTTTCAGGTAATTACGCCTATATTGCTAATTCTGGTCTTGTGATTGTTAATATTAGCAATTCCTCTTCTCCAATTGTAGAAGGAGGATTCAGTTCTTCCTGGGGAATTTTGGACGTTTCAATTTCCGGCAGTACTATCTATGTAGCCGATTCCAATAATGGTATTTTGGTATTAAAAGCCAATTTAGAACAGTCAGTAACTTCTGTTATGAATTCCAGTTTAACACAGCCTGAAAATAACACTCAGAGCCTTAAACAAGAAAATGAGAGTGCAGTAGCAAATGTTAAGCAGACGCCTGAGCAGAAAAAAGAGACCCGCGCTCCTCCAAAAGAAAGCAAAAAAACTCCAGGATTTGAACTAATTTGGGGGATTGTTAGTTTGCTAACTATATTTTACATAAAAGGAAGTAACAAAAGGTAG